Part of the Borrelia turicatae 91E135 genome, ACTTCTTAGTTGTGGGAGTGGGGGTACTAAGGCTGAGGATCCTCAGAGTAGATTCTTGAAATCTCTTATTAGTTTAAGTAATGACTTCTTAAATGTTTTCACTTCCTTTTCTGATATGGTTGGAGGTGTTTTAGGTTTTAATACTAATACTAAAAAGTCTGATGTTGCAGATTACTTTAAGACCATTCATGATACTGTTTCATCTACTAAGACAGCCCTTGAAAAAATTGTTACTGACATGAAATCTGAGAATAATCCTAATGCAGAGGCTACAGGTGTTGCTGTAAAAAACCTAATTGATAATACTCTTGATAAAATAATTGAGGGGGCTAAAACTGCTAGTGAGGCTATTGGTTCTGATGCTAGTGACCCAATTGCTAATGTTGCTGCTCAAACAGTTGTTGGTGCTGTTGCTGAAGAAGCTTCGGTTAAGTTGCTTAGTGAAGGGGTTGGAACGATTGTAAATGTAGTGCTTAAAAATATAGGAAGTGTTGATGCTGGTACCGATAAAAAAGCTGAAGATGGTAGCGCAAGAGGGAATAATGATGGTGCAGCTAAGTTGTTTGGTAATACTGCTATTGCTGCTGATTCAAAAAAATCAGGTACCGATGCTGCTAAGGCTGTTGGAGCTGTAACTGGTGCTGATATTCTTCAAGCCATTTCTAAAGGTGATGCAGGCAAAGCTGCCAAGTTGGCTAAAAATAATGCTGCTAATGCAGCTGATGCTACTAATGCTAAGGATGCAGTTGTAGCAGGAGGTATAGCACTGCGAGCAATGGCGAAGAATGGTAAATTTCCTGGTGGTGAAGCTGGTGGTCATGATGATTATGCGGCTGAAATTAAGGGGGCAGCAATAAGTGCAATAACTAAGGCGTTGGGGACTCTAACAATAGCGATAAGAAATACTATTGATGTGGGACTTAAGACTGTTAAAGATATTATGAATCTTAATTCTAATGATACTCCTGTAACTACTGATAAGCAGGTTCCTGAAACTAAAAGTTAATAATCAGAATTAATAACAAATACATAACTAAATAAAGTCATTTGAGGAAAACTTTTCTCTTCATAAGAATTGTTTTCCTTTATCTATATCTAATAATTCAGGTATCAAAGTATTGACAGCAATCCTTTAACAACAGATTGATTGTAAGACCGCAGTTGAGCTTTTTGATAAGATAAAAAAAATAGGCTAACCACTTTATGTTAGATTTAAGGACTCTCTTAAATCACATTTTACTAACATAAAGTTCCTATAACACTTAAAATATTATATAATAATTATATAAGGAGTGTTTTATGGGTCTTGCACAACCAGTAGTTACTCAACAAATGGTCATCAATGAACTTACTAAAGCCGGTATTAATAGAGATATTGCTATTGATTTATCTTATAGATATTATAAGAATGAACTGACTTACAAGGATATTGAGTATTTAGAGACTACTTTTAACCTTAAGCTTGAAAAGGTAGAAGCAACCTTACAAGCCGATATTAGAGACCTTGATAATAAAATTGTCAACGTTAAAAATGAGTTAAAATCTGACATTAAAGACTTGGATAATAAGATTGATGTTAACAAAATGGAACTTAAGAGTACATTAAGACTTCATGGTTGGATGTTTGGAACTATTATTACCCTTAACATAGGAATTTTTTTAACATTAATATCCATAGTCTATTCATTGTTAAATAGATGAATTTAAATTAAGTAAACCTTTTCTTTCTTTGACTACATATTAGTTATTTTCTTATCAAAATTATTTAAATTTTTGTTAGAGACAATTAATATCTGCTAATTTTCTCATTGTATTTAGTCTCTGCAATATTAAAGTATCTATGCGCTTTTAGTTTTTGTTTTTATGCTTATCAAAGCTTGTTAGCCATCTTGCCCCTTGAGGTAATAAGGAGGCACGTAATAATGAAAAGAATTACTTTAAGTGCGTTATTAATGACTTTATTTTTACTTCTTAGTTGTGGCAGTGGCAGTGCTAAGACGGAAGATCCTAAAACCTTATTCTTAACTTCTATTGCTAATTTAGGTAAAGGTTTCTTAGATGTTTTTACTTCACTTTCTGATATGGTTGCTGGCGCTTTGGGTATTAATGCTGACACTAAAAAATCTGATATTGGTCAGTATTTCACTGATATTGAAAAGACTATGACATCTGTTAAAGCCAAACTAAATGATGTTGTTGCTACGAATGGTAACTATCTCAAGGTAAAGGAAGTTGTTGATAAGTTCATTACTGAAACATTAGATAAAATTGCTGCAGGAGCGAAGGAAGCGGCTAAAGGGGCTACTGGTGATGCTATAGGAAATGCTACCGCAGCTGGACATGGAGCTACTCCCGCTAGCAAGGATTCAGTTGTTTCTCTTGTTAAAGGGATTAAGACTATTGTTGATGTGGTTTTAAAAAAGGATGAGGGACATGCAGAGGCGAATAAGACTGAAGATAATGATAAAAAGGATATTGGTAAGTTGTTTGATGGAAAAAAAGATGATGCTAAAGAAGAAAATATTGCAAAAGCAGCAGCTAGCATTGGTTCAGTGACTGGTGCTGATATTCTTAAAGCTATAACTACATCTAAGGAAAATCCTAATGCTGATGATACTGATGGAATTGAGAAAGCCAAAGATGCTGCTGAGATTGCAGTTGCTCCGGCTGTTGATGATAAAAAAGAAATTAAAGAGGCTTCAGCAAAGAAAGACGCGATTATTGCAGCGGGGATTGCTTTAAGAGCAATGGCTAAAGATGGTAAATTTGCTGCTAATCAGAATGCTAAAGATTCTAATGCAGTAAATGGTGTTGCTGCTAGTGCGGTAGGTAAGACTTTAAGTACTCTTATTATTGCTATTAGAAATACTGTTGATAGTGGATTAAAGTCAATAAGTGATGCACTAGCAGCCGTTAAACAAGAAGATAAGTCTTTAGATTCTACTACTCCTGCAGACGCAACAGCTAGTGGACAGTAACAATAAAGAATTATTAATAACAATAAACATAACTAAATAAAGTCATTTGAGGAAAACTTTTCTCTTCATAAGAATTGTTTTCCTTTTGTTTTTATCTTGTAATAATTCAGGGACTTCTCCTAAAGATGGGCATGCGGCTAAATCTGATGGCACAATCCTTGACCTAGCTACAATAACTAAAAACATTACCGATGCTGTTGCTTTTGCTAAGAGTGTTAAAGACGTTCATACTTTAGTTAAATCCATTGATGAGCTTGCTAAAGCTATCGGGAAAAAAATTGGTGCCAATGGTCTTGAAACTGATGCTGATAAGAATGCAAAATTAATTTCAGGAGCATATAGTGTAATATCAGCTGTAGATACTAAATTAGCATCATTAGAAAAAAAAGTTGGAATTTCTGATGACTTAAAGGGAAAAATTACTACTGTTAAGAATGCAAGTACATCCTTTTTAACCAAGGCTAAATCAAAGACAGCTGATCTTGGTAAAGATGATGTTAAGGATGCTGATGCGAAGACAGCTATAGATATAGCAGATACTGGAGCCAAGGATAAAGGCGCGGAAGAGCTTATTAAACTCAATACAGCAATTGATGCTTTGTTAACTTCTGCTGAAGCTGCAGTAACAGCTGCAATAAATGCGCTTTCAACTCCTGCTAAGTCAGCATCTACTGTTCAATCTAACTAAGGATAAACAAGTTAATTTATTATTATAAGATTACTTTTTAATTAATCGTAATTATCTGATAAAATAAAGTCTATAAATAATAAGCTAGGAGTTTTTTTCTCTTAGCTTTTTTTGTTTCTTTATTCTTTCTCTACTTGCTTTACTACTTTATTATACTTCTTTAGATTTCTTATGATTACTTATTAATTTTAGATTTATATTTATGTATTGTTTTTATCTTGTTTTATTACTTAATAATAACTTCTATTTTTTATTTTTACTTCTTAGCTGTGGCAGTGGGAGTGCTAAGGTGGAAGATCCTAAAACCACATTCTTAAACTCTATTGCTAATTTGGGTAAAGGTTTCTTAGATGTTTTTACTTCCTTTTCTGATATGGTTGCTGGCGCTTTTGGTATTAAAGCTGACACTAAGAAATCTGATATTGGTCAGTATTTCACTGATATTGAAAAGACTATGACATCTGTTAAAAAGAAATTACGAGATGAAGTTGTTACGAATGGGAATTACTCAAAACTTAAATCTGTTGTTGATACATTTATCACTAACACATTAGACAAGATTGCAGAAGGAGCTAAAGAAGCGGCTAAAGGGGCTACTGGTGATGCTGCTATTGGTGGTGCTACTAAAGATGGTCAAGATCCTGCACCTGCAGAGGTTGCAAGTGTCAACTCCCTTGTTAAAGGAATTAAAGATATAGTTGGTGTGGTTCTAAAAAAGGGTGAAGGAGATGCAAGCGCTACTAAGACTGGTAACACAGAGCAAAAATCAATTGGTAAGTTGCTTGGTAAAAAGGATGATGGGACAGAAGCACATGCTGCTGCTGCTAGTGCATCAATAGGAGCAGTAACTGGTGCTGATATTTTACAAGCTATTGCTAAGTCTGATGCAGTTTCTGATGATCCTAAAATTGAAAACGCGAAAAATGCTGCTGACATTGCTGCTGCTAAGGCTGATGCTAATGGTAAAGATTTTGGAGATGGGCAGAAAGATGCAGTTATTGCTGCTGGTATTGCTTTAAGAGCCATGGCTAAGGATGGTAAGTTTGCTTCTAAGCAAAATGAAGATAAATCCGCTCATGCAGTGAATGGAGCAGCTGCTAGTGCTGTTGGTAAGACTTTAAGTACTCTAATAATAGCAATAAGAAATACTGTTGATAGTGGATTGCAAACAATAAATGCAGTTCTTGCTACGGTTACACAAGAAGATAAGTCTGCAGAAGCTACTACACCTGCAGACGCAACAGCTAGTGGACAGTAACAATAAATAATGATTAATAACAAATACATAACTAAATAAAGTCATTTGAGGAAAACTCTTCTCTTCATAAGAATTGTTTTCCTTTTATTTATATTATATTAATGACTTTATTTTTACTTCTTAGCTGTGGCAGTGGGAGTGCTAAGGTGGAAGATCCTAAAACCTTATTCTTAACTTCTATTGCTAATTTAGGTAAAGGCTTCTTAGATGTTTTTACTTCACTTTCTGATATGGTTGCTGGGGCTTTTGGCATTAAAGCTGAGACTAAGAAGTCTGACATTGGTCAGTACTTCACTGATATTGAAACTACTATAAACACAGTTAAAAAGAAGTTACAAGAGGAAGTTGCTACGAATGGTAACTATCTAAAGATAAAGGGAGTAGTTGATACATTTATCACTAACACATTAGATAAAATAGCAGAAGGGGCTAAAACAGCAGCTAAAGGGGCTACTACTGATGTTGTTATTGGTAATGCTAAACAAAATGAGGATGCTGTACCTGGAGAAACAGCAAGTGTAAATGCTCTTGTTAAAGGAATTAAAACTATTGTTGACGTAGTTTTAAAAGATAATGAAGGAAATCCAGATGCTACTAAAACCGCAGATACTGAAAAAAAGTCAGTTGGTAATTTGCTTGCTAAAGGAAGTGCTAATGATGGAACAGAAGCACAAGCTGCTGCAGCTAGTGCTTCAATCGGAGCTATAACTGGCGCTGACATTCTAAAAGCTATTGCTAAGTCTGAGAAAGCTACTGCAAATAAAGATATTAATGTAGTAAATAATGCGGCAGAGATTGCGATTGCTAAAAATGATAGTGCTACTAAAACTCTTGATGCAGCACAAAAGGACGCAGTTATTGCAGCAGGGATAGCATTGCGAGCAATGGCTAAGGATGGTAAATTTGCTGCTAAACAAAATGAAGAGAAATCTGCTCATGCAGTTAATGGTGCTGTTGCTAGTTCTGTTGGTAAGACTTTAAGTACTCTTATTATTGCTATTAGAAATACTGTTGATACTGGTTTAAAAACGATAAGTGATGCTCTTGCTACAGTTACACAAGAAGATAAATCTGCAGATTCTACTACACCTGCAGATGCAACAGCTATTGGACAGCAACAATAAAGAATTATTAATAAACATAACTAAATAAAGTCATTTGAGGAAAACTTTTCTCTTCATAAGAATTGTTTTCCTTTTTTACTATCTGTAATAATACTCAGGTTTAAATAGTATTGATAGCAATCCTTTAACAACATATACTAAGGTAAGTAAATGTTGTTATTAAGATTGTATTTGAGCTTTTTGATAAACCAAAAGAAATTGACCTAACACTTTATTTTGAAGATAGGGATAACACTTCTGGGCATGGGAATGTGACTAAAATCTTTCTTAATCTTAGAGAAGGTATGAGTCATAAGTTTAAAATTGCTCCAATTAAACCTATAAGTAATAAATTTACGAAAATTGCTACGTTAATAGAACCATTTGCTACATCTAAACTTAGTATTATGGATTATTCAAGTAAGTCAGCTATATCTGATATTTATAAGTACAAAGGAGATGGTAAGAGTGATGATGATTTATTAGATAGCCTCTCAGCATCATATATGTTATTGACTTTGGGAGTGCGTAATCTTAAAGCACATTTTACTAAAATAAGGTTCCTATAACACTTAAAATATTATATAATAATTATATAAGGAGTGTTTTATGGGACTTGCTCAACCAGTAGTTACTCAACAAATGGTTATAGCAGAACTTACCAAGGCTGGTATTAATAGAGATATTGCTATTGATCTGTCTTACAGATATTATCGTAATGAACTGACTTATAAAGATATTGAATTCTTAAAAGAAAACTTTGATATAAAGCTTGAAAAAGTTGAAGCTCTTTTACAAGCTGAGATTCAAAGGGTTGAGACAACATTAAAATCCGATATTAAAGACCTGGATAATAAATTCGATACTAAATTCAATGAACTTGATAACAAGATTAATACTGTTGAGAATAATCTTAACATCAAGATTGAAAAAGTTGAAGCTCTTTTACAAGCTGAGATTAAATCTGTCAAGACTGAACTTGATAATAAAATAGATACTAAATTCAATGAACTCGATACCAAAATAGATACAGTTGAGAATAATCTTAATAATAAGATTGATAACGTTAGAAGTGAATTAAAATCCGATATTAAAGACCTGGATAATAAGATTGATAATGTTAGAAATGAGGTTTCTCTTGTTCGAAAAGATATGGAAATTAACAGAATGGAGCTTGATAATAAACTTGATAAAACTGCATCAGAATTTAAAAGTACATCAAGACTACATAATTGGATGTTTGGAACTCTAATTACCCTTAATATAGGAATATTTTTAGCATTAATATCATTATTAGTAAAGTAAATTTATTTACCTAGTCCCTTCTTTAATTGACCTTCTGTCAATTATTTTTTAGTCATTTTTTTAACAAAATTATTTAAATTTTTGTTAAAAACAATCAATTTTATTAATTGTTGTATCACGCACAGCCTCTGTAAGATTATAGTGCCTATACTTTTAGTTTTTGTTTTTATGCTTATCAAAACTTGTTAGCCATCTTTTCCCTATGGTTAATAAGGAGGCACGTAATAATGAAAAGAATTACTTTAAGTGCGTTATTGATGACTTTATTTTTATCTTGCAATAAGGAGGGACTATAATATGAAGCATAGATTAAATGAGAGAATTAAAAACTTTAATATAACTATACTTATATCTTTGTTCTTACTTCTTAGCTGTGGCAGTGGTCAACTTCAAGCTGGTAAGGATGGCGAGGCAGCTACAGGTGGAAGCAGTTTAAGTGCAGTAATTTCAATCTCAAGACAATTGTTTTTGGATGCTTTTGTTTCTTTTGGAAATTTATTAAAAGGATTACTTGGTCTTACTGTAGATACAACTAAGAAAGAAGTGGGAGAACAATTGGGTAAGCTTGGAGAAGCAGTACAATTAGTTAAAGTTAAATTAGAAGAGCTAAAGGGAAATGAACAGTTTAATTTAATAAAAGACAAAGCTGAAAGTACAATAAATAAGGCAATTGGTACTTTAGGAAAGATATTTGAAGGAGCAAGTAAAATTAAGGATGCTACTGGTAGTGCTAATGGTAAAGTTGGTGGTAAAGTTGATGATACTGAGAATGCAGCACCAGCAAATACAGAAAGTGTAAAGGGTCTTGTTGAAGGGATTAACTTAATTTATGAAGCAGCAAAGGAAATTGGTGTTGATCTAAAAGGAAATGCTAATAAGCAGATTGAGGATTCTAAAGAGATTGCAAAGTTATTTAAAGACACTGGTGATGTTGGTGCTGATGCTAAGGCACTAAGTGGAGCCAAGAGAGCAGTAATTGCAGCTAGTGGTTCAGATATATTAGCTGCAATTGAAGCAGCTAAGGATACAAGTAAGCAAGCAGGTAATATTAGTGCAGCAAAAAATGCTTATGACATTGCAGTTGCTAATAAAGATAATACAGATGCAGGTGCTGATGTTAGGGACAAAGGGCCAGTAATAGCAGCCGGTTTAGCTTTGAGAGCTATGGCAAAGGATGGTAAATTAGCAACTGTTGCTACTCATGCACCAGGACAAGCAGTGAATGCAGTATTAATAGGAGTAGTTGGTAAAACTGTAAATGAGATAGTATCTATTGTAAGAAGAACAGTTGATAAATGTTTAAAAGATGTTGATGATTGCATAAAAGAAGATTCCAGTAGTGTAGTGAAAGCTAAGTAATATAGTGTGGTGTTTAAATTATTCATTGGAATGAGTTTTGACAAGCAGGAATTCTTACAAGGAATCCCTGCTTTTTTTTAATTTACTACCTTATCTCCTGCTGATTAATAAAAATAAGATATAGAATACAAATTAGGCTTATCTTGAGGGTTGCTTTTTATTCTTACTTTTAAGTAATTAATCTATCTATCTTGTTGTTTTTGGATCTCTTGTTTGCTCTATTTTTCTTTTGTTTTTTAAAGTGTTGCCTTTATTGTCTTTCACTTCTATTGATAACTTATTGACTGCTGTTATTTTTATGAACGTAGTGCTATCCCGCTCTTTAATATATTTCTTTTCCTTATCCAATATCCGAATAAGTACAAGAGTAATTGTGTTGTCAAAGGGACTTATGGAGAGAATATATAAGTTGAAAGTAGAACATCTGTTATTAAAGCAAGGAATGGTAGACGTTTAAGTCTTGAGAAGAGAGAAAAAATAGAGAAGGAAAGAGAAGAAGAGATATGTCTATAATAATTTCAACAAACAGGGTTAATTATTATTATCGAAGTTAATCCCATGTGTTTCAAACTCATCATCATATGAATATATTCCTTTGTAAAACTGGAAGTATGATTCTTTACTAAACCTGTTAATCATGCAAGACCAAACTCACGAAGCATACCGGAACGTTTAAGCTCAATCCTATGTAATAGTAAAGCAGTAGAGACGCTTGATTAACATCTAATGTGTCAATGTTAATACCACGTGTACTAAGTATCATTCCAAGTAGATCTGTCTGATTTTTAAATTTTTCAAAACTTAAAATTTCGTCAGTTATACTTAAGAGAGCTTTAATTTTTAAGTAAAGCTCCCCAAATCTTCCAGATGATTCTACATCACTATCCATAAGTTACAATCCCTTAACTTTGTTTAATATCAACTCTTAAAATAGTATTATCTATTGCCAAGAGTCCACCAAGTACAAAATCAAGGTATGAATGTGCAATACCAGTTGGATCTTCATCAACATGTTTATTTGGTATTGGCAACATTGTGTTTACTTGTTTTTAACTTTAGTAATTTTGGATTTAATGGATAAATTAGTATCTGATTTTTTAGTAAATGACTTGTCTTTAAGTAGACTTCTTGTTTATTATTAACAGCCTGAATTGTATTAATAAGGAAGTCTTTCTATGAATAAGTTGAAGAATAAACATTAGATGATGAATTTGTTATTGCATATGGTTCAACAAGTTTCAAACTTGTTGAACCATATGCAATAACAAATTCATCATCAAGTTCTAATTTTAAAAGTCCAGATTTAATCTTTTCAAATATCTTATCCATCTTATCTTTATCGCTACTACTTACTTCTTCTTTGACTTGGTTTGGCATATTAAGTAGTCCATACATATTATCAGAAAATGTTTTTTCGATTTTTGTTGATATACAACCTGTTAAGATAAAACGGTCAATAAGCTTGATAATCTCATTACTTGCAAGCTTATATGCTTGTCTGAAGGGCAGAAAATTATTGTTTTGATACACTTTTTCATACGTTTGTTGTAAATGGTTAAACTTGTATTGTAATTTGAGGTAATTAAGCTTAACTGGTTTTGATCTAAATCCTAATGTTGACATTACAATGTTTGACATTTTATCAATCCCAGCAATTAGATTTTTGTGTAAACACATATCTCCAGGATTGATAT contains:
- a CDS encoding variable large family protein, which gives rise to MKRITLSALLMTLFLLLSCGSGSAKTEDPKTLFLTSIANLGKGFLDVFTSLSDMVAGALGINADTKKSDIGQYFTDIEKTMTSVKAKLNDVVATNGNYLKVKEVVDKFITETLDKIAAGAKEAAKGATGDAIGNATAAGHGATPASKDSVVSLVKGIKTIVDVVLKKDEGHAEANKTEDNDKKDIGKLFDGKKDDAKEENIAKAAASIGSVTGADILKAITTSKENPNADDTDGIEKAKDAAEIAVAPAVDDKKEIKEASAKKDAIIAAGIALRAMAKDGKFAANQNAKDSNAVNGVAASAVGKTLSTLIIAIRNTVDSGLKSISDALAAVKQEDKSLDSTTPADATASGQ
- a CDS encoding variable large family protein; amino-acid sequence: MKHRLNERIKNFNITILISLFLLLSCGSGQLQAGKDGEAATGGSSLSAVISISRQLFLDAFVSFGNLLKGLLGLTVDTTKKEVGEQLGKLGEAVQLVKVKLEELKGNEQFNLIKDKAESTINKAIGTLGKIFEGASKIKDATGSANGKVGGKVDDTENAAPANTESVKGLVEGINLIYEAAKEIGVDLKGNANKQIEDSKEIAKLFKDTGDVGADAKALSGAKRAVIAASGSDILAAIEAAKDTSKQAGNISAAKNAYDIAVANKDNTDAGADVRDKGPVIAAGLALRAMAKDGKLATVATHAPGQAVNAVLIGVVGKTVNEIVSIVRRTVDKCLKDVDDCIKEDSSSVVKAK
- the bdr gene encoding Bdr family repetitive protein is translated as MGLAQPVVTQQMVINELTKAGINRDIAIDLSYRYYKNELTYKDIEYLETTFNLKLEKVEATLQADIRDLDNKIVNVKNELKSDIKDLDNKIDVNKMELKSTLRLHGWMFGTIITLNIGIFLTLISIVYSLLNR
- a CDS encoding variable large family protein, whose protein sequence is MTLFLLLSCGSGSAKVEDPKTLFLTSIANLGKGFLDVFTSLSDMVAGAFGIKAETKKSDIGQYFTDIETTINTVKKKLQEEVATNGNYLKIKGVVDTFITNTLDKIAEGAKTAAKGATTDVVIGNAKQNEDAVPGETASVNALVKGIKTIVDVVLKDNEGNPDATKTADTEKKSVGNLLAKGSANDGTEAQAAAASASIGAITGADILKAIAKSEKATANKDINVVNNAAEIAIAKNDSATKTLDAAQKDAVIAAGIALRAMAKDGKFAAKQNEEKSAHAVNGAVASSVGKTLSTLIIAIRNTVDTGLKTISDALATVTQEDKSADSTTPADATAIGQQQ
- a CDS encoding Vsp/OspC family lipoprotein — encoded protein: MFLSCNNSGTSPKDGHAAKSDGTILDLATITKNITDAVAFAKSVKDVHTLVKSIDELAKAIGKKIGANGLETDADKNAKLISGAYSVISAVDTKLASLEKKVGISDDLKGKITTVKNASTSFLTKAKSKTADLGKDDVKDADAKTAIDIADTGAKDKGAEELIKLNTAIDALLTSAEAAVTAAINALSTPAKSASTVQSN
- the bdr gene encoding Bdr family repetitive protein, producing MGLAQPVVTQQMVIAELTKAGINRDIAIDLSYRYYRNELTYKDIEFLKENFDIKLEKVEALLQAEIQRVETTLKSDIKDLDNKFDTKFNELDNKINTVENNLNIKIEKVEALLQAEIKSVKTELDNKIDTKFNELDTKIDTVENNLNNKIDNVRSELKSDIKDLDNKIDNVRNEVSLVRKDMEINRMELDNKLDKTASEFKSTSRLHNWMFGTLITLNIGIFLALISLLVK
- a CDS encoding variable large family protein codes for the protein MKRITLSALLMTLFLLLSCGSGGTKAEDPQSRFLKSLISLSNDFLNVFTSFSDMVGGVLGFNTNTKKSDVADYFKTIHDTVSSTKTALEKIVTDMKSENNPNAEATGVAVKNLIDNTLDKIIEGAKTASEAIGSDASDPIANVAAQTVVGAVAEEASVKLLSEGVGTIVNVVLKNIGSVDAGTDKKAEDGSARGNNDGAAKLFGNTAIAADSKKSGTDAAKAVGAVTGADILQAISKGDAGKAAKLAKNNAANAADATNAKDAVVAGGIALRAMAKNGKFPGGEAGGHDDYAAEIKGAAISAITKALGTLTIAIRNTIDVGLKTVKDIMNLNSNDTPVTTDKQVPETKS
- a CDS encoding DUF3890 domain-containing protein encodes the protein MDSDVESSGRFGELYLKIKALLSITDEILSFEKFKNQTDLLGMILSTRGINIDTLDVNQASLLLYYYIGLSLNVPVCFVSLVLHD
- a CDS encoding variable large family protein, giving the protein MYCFYLVLLLNNNFYFLFLLLSCGSGSAKVEDPKTTFLNSIANLGKGFLDVFTSFSDMVAGAFGIKADTKKSDIGQYFTDIEKTMTSVKKKLRDEVVTNGNYSKLKSVVDTFITNTLDKIAEGAKEAAKGATGDAAIGGATKDGQDPAPAEVASVNSLVKGIKDIVGVVLKKGEGDASATKTGNTEQKSIGKLLGKKDDGTEAHAAAASASIGAVTGADILQAIAKSDAVSDDPKIENAKNAADIAAAKADANGKDFGDGQKDAVIAAGIALRAMAKDGKFASKQNEDKSAHAVNGAAASAVGKTLSTLIIAIRNTVDSGLQTINAVLATVTQEDKSAEATTPADATASGQ